The following are encoded in a window of Lactobacillus panisapium genomic DNA:
- a CDS encoding terminase large subunit, with translation MKIDLTQTHDVDGAYQSIDWTEIKNDYTDPGTKYCFDVLDKKIQAGYDIKLACFRHLRDLQRQKKQDFPYHYSIEEVQKILKFASVCPEVKTKKPVKLMAWQKFVLSMLIGWRNQIDDKRFTRAIVSVARHNGKTYLMSIITIYSYLIESLGESSQDFLVSSINAKQTSKLMSYVKQMLINLSTKPPFQSLIEDLGINQKSLASQSEIVVSPKTFNKIVAVTYESGQYDTNHYKTAIGDEFADPKVDTTDKISRITSGQVDVSNKQFIQISTAYENPTVPFRKDEKNIIHAMEKDFERNGDTYLVLNWSQDDENEIYSPETWEKSNPLLGMPEKREKLRLDLQNERDDALMSGDLVKYQNKSMNVWTKQSTASFLNLKDIENAIDDDFNIDDRQVYIGLDYSMFSDNTAIGFVYPYQNSEGQPRWHVAQHSFIPWQQAGSLEAKERQDGIAYREFPEYCSITAHPKGVINPEQVYRWLLNYVEQHNLKVIFLGYDRWGSYQVQNVIESLNSNTGWLIQDVAQVTTKLTNPTKFLQENFITGKITRFNDPILEKALINASIKEDKVGIQVVKDKATFKIDVVDALIDAMYQGMNHFEEYGLINDKSTEVDRMTEDQVLEWFKDPDSGLLGDEDDDW, from the coding sequence ATGAAAATCGATTTAACACAGACTCATGATGTAGATGGGGCTTATCAGTCTATTGACTGGACAGAGATAAAAAATGATTATACTGATCCCGGAACCAAATATTGCTTTGATGTTTTAGATAAAAAAATACAAGCAGGCTATGATATTAAGTTAGCTTGTTTTAGGCACCTTAGAGATTTGCAAAGACAAAAAAAACAAGACTTTCCTTATCATTATTCGATTGAAGAAGTTCAAAAAATTTTAAAATTTGCTTCTGTTTGTCCAGAAGTTAAAACAAAGAAGCCTGTTAAATTAATGGCGTGGCAGAAATTTGTTTTATCAATGCTCATAGGGTGGAGAAATCAAATTGATGATAAGAGATTTACTAGAGCTATTGTATCGGTAGCTCGTCACAATGGTAAAACCTATCTAATGTCTATAATTACAATTTACAGTTATCTAATAGAGAGTCTTGGCGAATCAAGCCAGGATTTTTTAGTTAGTTCAATAAATGCAAAGCAAACTAGTAAATTGATGAGCTATGTAAAACAGATGCTTATCAATTTATCAACTAAACCACCTTTTCAAAGCTTAATTGAAGATTTAGGGATAAATCAAAAATCATTAGCATCTCAATCAGAAATTGTGGTTTCGCCCAAAACTTTTAATAAGATTGTTGCTGTGACTTATGAATCTGGCCAATATGATACTAACCATTATAAGACAGCTATTGGTGATGAGTTTGCTGATCCGAAAGTTGATACTACTGACAAAATTTCAAGAATTACCTCTGGGCAAGTTGATGTTTCCAATAAGCAATTTATCCAAATTTCTACAGCGTATGAAAATCCAACAGTACCGTTTAGAAAAGATGAAAAAAATATCATTCACGCAATGGAGAAGGATTTTGAAAGAAATGGTGATACTTATTTAGTTTTAAATTGGTCGCAAGATGATGAGAATGAAATATATTCCCCTGAAACATGGGAAAAGAGCAATCCCTTATTAGGAATGCCAGAAAAGCGAGAAAAGCTTAGGCTTGATTTGCAAAATGAACGTGATGATGCCTTAATGTCGGGCGACTTGGTTAAATATCAAAATAAATCAATGAATGTTTGGACTAAACAATCAACTGCCAGCTTTCTAAATTTAAAAGATATCGAAAACGCCATTGATGATGATTTTAATATTGACGATCGCCAAGTCTACATCGGATTGGATTATTCGATGTTTTCTGATAATACAGCAATTGGATTTGTTTATCCTTATCAAAACAGCGAAGGTCAACCACGGTGGCATGTGGCACAGCATAGTTTTATACCATGGCAACAAGCTGGATCACTTGAAGCTAAAGAAAGGCAAGACGGCATTGCTTATCGTGAGTTTCCAGAATATTGTTCAATAACAGCTCATCCAAAGGGGGTTATTAATCCCGAACAAGTTTATCGATGGCTTTTAAATTACGTTGAACAACATAATTTAAAGGTTATTTTTTTGGGATATGATCGTTGGGGAAGCTATCAAGTACAAAACGTTATAGAAAGTTTAAATTCTAATACAGGATGGCTAATACAAGACGTTGCTCAAGTTACAACTAAATTGACTAATCCTACTAAATTTTTACAAGAAAATTTTATTACTGGGAAAATAACTCGTTTCAATGATCCAATTCTTGAAAAAGCATTAATCAATGCTTCTATTAAAGAAGATAAAGTTGGTATTCAAGTTGTTAAAGATAAGGCTACTTTTAAAATTGATGTGGTTGACGCGCTGATTGATGCGATGTATCAAGGGATGAACCATTTTGAAGAATATGGTTTGATTAATGATAAATCTACTGAAGTCGATCGAATGACTGAAGATCAGGTGTTAGAGTGGTTTAAAGATCCTGATTCAGGATTATTAGGAGATGAAGATGATGATTGGTAA
- a CDS encoding HNH endonuclease yields the protein MPRIRNCRVFGCKAPAFVPNHYCAKHIAKEEEYRQERAKFEHRYSTPQSKESRWKYNHVTRYRNETKAKQNKFYHTRQWQRFRKIVFERDYHMCQYCKARGVIREGNIVDHVLPVELFPNQMKDIDNLVTCCSNCHYWKTRFEEKYYGTGLHAKATNNPPLTDLKLIAELSDRIKTQK from the coding sequence GTGCCAAGGATTAGAAACTGTCGTGTTTTTGGATGCAAAGCTCCAGCATTTGTTCCGAATCATTATTGTGCAAAGCATATTGCTAAAGAAGAAGAGTATCGACAAGAACGGGCAAAGTTCGAGCATCGATATTCAACTCCACAATCAAAAGAGTCACGTTGGAAATACAACCATGTTACACGCTATCGCAATGAAACTAAGGCTAAACAGAATAAGTTCTATCACACTAGGCAATGGCAAAGGTTTCGTAAGATAGTATTCGAAAGAGATTATCACATGTGTCAGTATTGTAAAGCACGTGGTGTAATTAGAGAAGGAAATATCGTTGACCACGTTTTGCCGGTTGAATTATTTCCTAATCAAATGAAAGACATCGACAATCTGGTTACGTGTTGTTCTAACTGTCACTATTGGAAAACAAGATTTGAAGAAAAATACTATGGCACTGGGTTGCATGCTAAGGCAACAAATAATCCACCACTAACTGATTTGAAATTAATTGCCGAGCTAAGTGACAGAATAAAAACGCAAAAATAA
- a CDS encoding bifunctional DNA primase/polymerase, translated as MTLENLVNYAISYASHGFSVIPIGATKRPLIKFANRPPLTEDEIKRVWQRYPLANIALKTDKFFVIDVDRHGDVDGMDAIKQLGHNEWFKNTLTEKTAHDGFHFFFQKPKNETIAQNIGFLPGVDLKAHENNYVVVAPSQINGKHYKWLNHDIIRPAPEGLLALIKEKAKPEKRKILSYKIASKTQTTHLFETVANGLGDDGQRNKALASFVGGLLYRGVDPDVAAKLAVIANTNTTDSLPLNEVERTVNSMIDKEIARRGIE; from the coding sequence ATGACACTAGAAAATCTAGTAAATTACGCAATTAGTTATGCTTCACATGGATTTTCTGTAATACCAATCGGCGCGACCAAACGACCATTAATTAAGTTTGCCAATCGACCACCACTTACTGAAGATGAAATCAAACGGGTCTGGCAACGCTATCCACTCGCTAACATAGCTCTTAAAACAGATAAGTTTTTCGTGATTGACGTTGACCGGCACGGTGATGTTGACGGCATGGATGCAATCAAGCAATTAGGTCATAACGAGTGGTTCAAAAACACGTTAACTGAAAAAACTGCACATGATGGCTTTCACTTCTTTTTTCAAAAGCCAAAAAATGAAACCATTGCGCAAAACATCGGTTTCTTACCAGGGGTTGACCTGAAAGCCCACGAAAACAATTACGTGGTGGTGGCACCTAGCCAGATTAACGGCAAGCATTATAAATGGCTTAATCATGACATTATCCGACCAGCACCAGAAGGGTTGCTGGCGTTAATCAAAGAGAAAGCCAAACCAGAAAAGCGAAAAATATTAAGTTACAAAATTGCGAGCAAGACACAGACAACACACCTGTTCGAAACTGTTGCCAATGGTCTCGGTGATGATGGTCAGAGAAATAAGGCTTTAGCAAGTTTTGTAGGCGGCCTTTTGTACCGCGGAGTTGATCCAGATGTAGCAGCTAAGCTTGCGGTAATTGCAAACACAAATACGACAGATAGCTTGCCGTTAAATGAAGTTGAACGAACAGTAAATTCAATGATAGATAAAGAAATAGCAAGAAGGGGGATTGAATGA
- a CDS encoding ArpU family phage packaging/lysis transcriptional regulator, whose protein sequence is MGNVDFYMIDIDQYQTAEKVRKFFKYNFPQYLVRAGYHRTDLSSPQLDITGISAHGGNSAEHKMASIFEAQDKCKAIYHAIDACFDSSRQPFRTILKSLYIDELENWKVADKVQYSDSRYDDLKRYALCQFADTIDTFKIYYDVNFPELKVFKKSDESRGKVGD, encoded by the coding sequence GTGGGCAATGTTGATTTCTACATGATTGATATAGATCAATACCAAACAGCTGAAAAAGTGCGAAAGTTTTTTAAATATAATTTTCCGCAATATCTGGTAAGAGCTGGTTATCATCGTACTGATCTTAGCAGTCCGCAGCTTGATATCACTGGTATCTCAGCGCATGGAGGTAACAGTGCTGAACATAAGATGGCTTCAATTTTTGAAGCACAAGATAAATGCAAAGCTATCTATCACGCAATCGATGCTTGCTTTGATAGTTCACGGCAACCTTTTAGAACGATATTAAAATCATTATATATAGATGAACTAGAAAACTGGAAGGTTGCTGATAAGGTTCAATATAGTGACTCTAGATATGATGACTTAAAACGTTACGCATTATGTCAATTTGCCGATACAATAGACACATTCAAGATATACTATGATGTTAATTTCCCTGAACTCAAGGTTTTTAAAAAATCGGATGAAAGTCGGGGAAAAGTCGGTGACTGA
- a CDS encoding DUF1056 family protein, producing MMIGKLFKSIWKIIDVILYLAACVCFTYGAFLFNQIAGFIVLGLVLLISAYLTELVPKKGSDN from the coding sequence ATGATGATTGGTAAATTATTTAAATCAATTTGGAAAATAATTGATGTCATTTTATATTTGGCTGCGTGTGTCTGCTTTACGTATGGCGCTTTTTTATTTAATCAAATAGCAGGCTTTATTGTATTGGGCTTAGTCTTATTAATTTCAGCTTATTTGACCGAGCTTGTGCCCAAGAAAGGAAGTGATAATTAG
- a CDS encoding phage terminase small subunit P27 family: MTKVDLTVSKVPETSPKWLGKYGKVLYPKIAAYLNKNSKIIRADEYLVQEYCSAYDIYRIAYADIQEHGIQQAVYKTAVSPLDGSVVSRDFSGYRKNPAYQMMSDSLSKMNQIGRELGLSPKARSQMMELNSPNDKNEESVDDQLKEFFK; the protein is encoded by the coding sequence CTGACAAAGGTTGATTTAACAGTATCGAAAGTGCCTGAAACATCGCCAAAGTGGCTTGGAAAATATGGCAAAGTTTTATATCCGAAAATAGCAGCTTATTTAAATAAAAATTCTAAAATAATCCGGGCAGATGAATATTTAGTCCAAGAATACTGCTCTGCATACGATATTTATCGAATTGCATACGCTGACATTCAAGAACACGGAATTCAACAAGCGGTTTACAAAACCGCCGTTAGTCCATTAGATGGTAGTGTGGTCAGCAGAGATTTTTCAGGCTACCGTAAAAATCCGGCTTATCAGATGATGTCGGACTCTCTTTCGAAAATGAATCAAATTGGTAGAGAGCTAGGATTAAGCCCTAAGGCCAGGTCGCAAATGATGGAACTTAATTCTCCGAATGATAAGAATGAGGAATCTGTCGACGATCAATTAAAGGAGTTTTTTAAGTAA
- a CDS encoding virulence-associated E family protein, producing MSDVIDINEKNADKLRDNTIDLDHQNNGSIKTTSVKNVVLILLKDPNLKNLFRLNEFTTEVDVVETAEIKLPEIGKTIIPKGQYTDQVTNSIELYIESQSKYGNANFKNAIIEQAVDNVAYMHSYNPLIDYMNDAYKKWDKKRRLDKFFVEFLGADKNETTTLITRVFFMGAVAKVYNADTKFDYVLDLVGGQGVGKTSILKNIAPLGLYTDQFNTFTKKDDFEVMKNALIVNDDEMTASNDASFEEIKKFITMQDFEYRKPYGHKPVHFKKKFVITRTTNEVRHLKDRSGDRRFLSIYAHPEKQTKNPVSELTPEVVQQLWGEAVWLCKNAKDPFRFTPKQEALLKANREEFRYTSGLEDNLMDVLENKFKDQDFISNRDLSFALFKDYDALSKNSKQTRDIRYYMEHLGFNTSALKKINGKVTRGFEK from the coding sequence ATGAGTGACGTTATTGATATTAACGAGAAAAACGCTGATAAATTACGCGACAACACGATTGATTTAGACCATCAAAACAACGGTTCAATCAAAACGACTAGTGTCAAAAATGTTGTCTTAATCTTACTCAAAGACCCTAATCTGAAAAATCTTTTTCGCTTAAATGAATTTACTACCGAAGTAGATGTGGTAGAAACAGCAGAAATCAAACTTCCTGAAATTGGTAAAACAATAATTCCAAAAGGGCAATACACTGATCAGGTCACTAATTCAATCGAATTATACATTGAATCACAATCTAAATATGGTAATGCAAATTTCAAAAATGCCATCATTGAACAAGCAGTCGACAATGTGGCATACATGCATTCTTACAATCCTTTGATTGATTATATGAATGACGCTTACAAAAAATGGGATAAAAAACGCCGGCTAGATAAATTCTTTGTTGAATTTCTGGGAGCAGATAAAAATGAAACCACCACATTAATTACTCGCGTTTTCTTTATGGGTGCTGTAGCAAAAGTTTATAACGCAGACACTAAATTCGATTACGTGCTAGACCTGGTAGGTGGCCAAGGTGTCGGTAAGACTTCAATTTTGAAAAATATTGCACCGCTAGGATTGTATACGGACCAATTCAATACCTTCACGAAGAAAGATGATTTCGAAGTTATGAAAAATGCCTTGATTGTGAATGATGATGAAATGACTGCCAGTAATGATGCGAGCTTTGAAGAAATTAAAAAATTCATCACGATGCAAGATTTCGAATACCGCAAACCGTACGGTCATAAGCCTGTTCACTTCAAGAAAAAATTCGTTATCACGCGGACAACCAATGAAGTGCGTCACCTGAAAGACCGCTCAGGCGATCGGCGTTTCCTATCAATCTATGCGCATCCCGAAAAACAGACTAAAAACCCCGTGAGCGAATTAACGCCCGAGGTGGTGCAGCAGTTGTGGGGCGAAGCTGTATGGCTCTGTAAAAATGCTAAAGATCCATTCAGATTTACTCCTAAGCAAGAAGCATTGCTAAAAGCAAACCGTGAAGAATTCAGATATACATCTGGCTTGGAAGATAACTTAATGGATGTCTTAGAAAATAAATTTAAGGACCAAGATTTTATTTCAAACAGGGATTTATCTTTTGCACTATTCAAAGATTATGATGCGTTATCTAAAAACAGTAAGCAAACACGTGACATCAGATACTACATGGAGCATTTGGGCTTTAATACGAGTGCATTGAAAAAGATAAATGGAAAAGTAACAAGAGGATTTGAAAAGTAA
- a CDS encoding phage portal protein: MPIFNWAAKNVRAAPQPAFSLSEDGDAVNFLIAKSNGYVSADKALRNSDIFSLIMQLSGDLASVQLNANSDRTQSLLKSPSQTADGFSFWQSMFAQLLLDGNAYAYRWRNKNGVDLRWEYLRPSQVQPMLLEDGSGLVYNINFDEPVYGTFSNVPQVDVIHIRLMSKNGGMTGVSPLTALANELDIKDASNDLTKSALKQSVTANGVLSITHGGKIDERMRAARSRRFKKQLDHSDGGPIVIDDLEDYKPLEIKSNIAQLLSQVDWTGKQVAKVYGIPDSYLNGQGDQQSSLQMMGSQYAQALNRYVKPIVSELNRKLNATITADIRPAIDATGDAFADTIAGLSKNYALSGNQAAFVLKQTGYLPTNLPKADKEGGELNEKDRNQRANN, from the coding sequence GTGCCAATCTTTAATTGGGCGGCCAAAAACGTGAGAGCTGCTCCACAACCAGCATTTTCGTTAAGTGAAGACGGGGATGCAGTTAATTTTTTAATTGCTAAATCTAATGGTTACGTTTCAGCTGATAAAGCGTTAAGAAATTCTGATATTTTTTCATTGATTATGCAGTTGTCAGGTGATTTAGCATCTGTTCAGTTAAATGCTAATAGCGATAGAACACAATCATTACTTAAAAGCCCCAGTCAAACAGCTGACGGTTTTTCTTTTTGGCAATCGATGTTTGCACAGTTACTTTTAGACGGTAATGCTTATGCCTACCGATGGCGAAACAAGAATGGTGTAGATTTGCGCTGGGAATATTTAAGACCGTCACAAGTTCAGCCAATGCTATTAGAAGATGGCTCTGGTTTGGTCTACAACATTAATTTTGATGAACCGGTCTATGGAACCTTTAGCAACGTACCGCAAGTTGACGTTATTCATATTCGATTGATGTCAAAAAACGGCGGTATGACTGGAGTATCGCCACTTACAGCATTAGCTAATGAATTGGACATTAAGGATGCATCTAACGATTTAACAAAGTCTGCGTTAAAGCAGTCAGTAACTGCTAATGGCGTTTTGTCAATTACACATGGCGGTAAGATTGATGAACGCATGAGAGCCGCGCGTTCCCGAAGATTTAAAAAGCAGTTGGATCATAGTGATGGTGGACCAATTGTTATTGATGACCTTGAAGATTACAAGCCTTTGGAAATCAAGTCCAATATTGCTCAATTATTGAGTCAGGTTGATTGGACCGGCAAGCAGGTGGCTAAAGTTTACGGTATTCCAGACAGTTATTTGAATGGCCAGGGCGATCAGCAATCAAGCCTCCAAATGATGGGCAGTCAATATGCACAGGCACTTAATCGTTACGTTAAACCAATAGTTAGTGAGTTAAACAGGAAGCTGAACGCTACTATTACAGCCGATATTAGACCAGCTATTGACGCTACTGGAGATGCATTTGCTGATACGATTGCAGGATTATCTAAAAATTATGCATTATCTGGCAACCAGGCTGCATTTGTGCTTAAACAGACCGGTTATTTACCAACCAATCTACCTAAAGCTGATAAGGAAGGAGGTGAATTGAATGAAAAAGATAGAAATCAAAGGGCCAATAATTGA
- a CDS encoding VRR-NUC domain-containing protein: protein MPSEHEIQKQIMRELSMHRCTVFRTNVGKVLMENGRWFDTGLPKGHPDLYGFRWVDDQVFYIEVKSATGKPRPEQIIFHNFLNSHNVIHGIARSTKDALMIVDGGLVGYGYPV, encoded by the coding sequence ATGCCTAGTGAACACGAAATTCAAAAACAAATAATGCGTGAATTATCAATGCACAGATGTACTGTTTTCCGTACTAATGTCGGGAAAGTGTTAATGGAAAATGGCAGGTGGTTTGATACCGGATTACCAAAGGGACATCCCGATCTATATGGTTTTCGTTGGGTTGATGATCAAGTATTCTATATCGAAGTTAAATCAGCAACTGGGAAACCGCGACCGGAGCAGATTATTTTTCATAATTTTTTGAACAGTCACAATGTGATACATGGTATAGCACGCAGTACGAAAGATGCATTAATGATAGTAGATGGGGGGTTAGTAGGTTATGGATATCCCGTATAA
- a CDS encoding head maturation protease, ClpP-related, translated as MKKIEIKGPIIDDMYGEFVSFLGDSSFVYPAKIKKELDDTNDDVVIEINSRGGYTSSAAEIYTILKQYQGNVEVHVVGEADSAASIIAMAGDNVLMSPMAMMMIHRASTDASGNADDLASGKQALDELDQNIVNAYATKTGKDEQDIFNLMAKTTWMNAKTAVQEGFADGIMEFENDNVKQNYIAKPMLNATMMIPHFKAEKILEIEKLIGESQKRKNQKPKVEETKKDDKTKLVNYKLGLLFGGK; from the coding sequence ATGAAAAAGATAGAAATCAAAGGGCCAATAATTGATGATATGTATGGCGAGTTTGTATCTTTTCTAGGTGATTCTAGTTTTGTGTATCCGGCTAAAATTAAAAAAGAACTAGATGATACTAATGATGATGTTGTTATTGAAATCAATAGTAGAGGTGGTTATACTTCTTCGGCTGCAGAAATTTATACGATTTTAAAGCAATACCAAGGTAACGTTGAAGTTCATGTAGTTGGAGAGGCCGATTCAGCTGCATCTATTATTGCGATGGCAGGTGACAATGTATTAATGTCACCAATGGCCATGATGATGATTCATCGAGCATCAACTGATGCTTCTGGTAATGCCGATGATTTGGCTAGTGGTAAGCAGGCACTTGATGAGTTAGACCAAAACATTGTCAATGCTTATGCAACCAAAACGGGCAAAGATGAGCAAGACATTTTTAATTTAATGGCAAAAACAACCTGGATGAATGCCAAAACAGCGGTTCAAGAAGGCTTTGCTGATGGCATTATGGAATTTGAAAATGATAATGTTAAGCAAAACTACATTGCAAAGCCGATGCTTAACGCAACTATGATGATTCCACATTTTAAGGCAGAAAAAATATTGGAGATTGAAAAGCTTATTGGTGAAAGCCAGAAGCGGAAAAATCAAAAACCAAAAGTTGAAGAAACTAAGAAAGATGATAAGACCAAACTTGTAAATTACAAGCTTGGTCTTTTGTTTGGAGGTAAATAA